In Maridesulfovibrio frigidus DSM 17176, a genomic segment contains:
- a CDS encoding cation:proton antiporter domain-containing protein: MGIASDLVILILAGLLGGFVARLLRQPLLLGYIIAGVVVGPYTGGVTVSDVHDVERLAEIGVALLLFTLGIEFSIKELKPVKYIALIGTPLQIIFTMTFGWGVGIFMGWDSHLSLWFGAFIALSSTMVVLKTLESRGLVGTLSSRVMIGMLVVQDIVVVPMLIIMPQIGSSTFGLEALGFAGLKTILFIASMFLLGTRVIPVVMKVVASWNSRETFMLTCCAIGLGVGYATHMLGLSFAFGAFVAGMVLSESKYAYQALSDILPLRDVFSLIFFASVGMLIDPIYIWDNLGTVLMLTFFVLLGKGFIFGGISYVFKYRNVIPIALGFGMFQIGELSFLLLQQGADSGSFPREYFPLFMGTGILTMLLTPLLSSLTSPIYAFFRAHKGGDPLQTVNIPEDGLDQHVVILGGGRFGSYVADVLERIDIPYVVIENNANKVEIAVDKGQSIIYGDGAQEVVLKAAEVSRARMVLMTIPSINGSGAVVDKLRQLAPGAPIAALSRNPEHLDVLNELGVHNIIMPEFESSLEMIRQILRHFSLPASEVQNVMDSMRRERYTTDVERERPEHELLSNLRAATESIALNWVKVEIGASLVGKSLAGARIRSVTGVSVAGVLRDGKFSINPDGDFEFLDGDFVGVLGSKENISKFRQFASVDF, translated from the coding sequence TTGGGAATTGCATCTGATCTCGTAATACTGATTCTTGCTGGCTTGCTTGGCGGTTTTGTAGCTCGTTTGCTGCGTCAGCCGTTATTGCTTGGTTATATTATTGCCGGCGTTGTTGTCGGGCCATATACTGGCGGCGTAACAGTTTCCGACGTTCACGATGTTGAGCGTCTGGCTGAGATCGGTGTTGCCCTGCTTTTGTTCACTCTGGGTATAGAGTTTTCGATTAAGGAACTTAAGCCCGTAAAATATATTGCTCTGATCGGAACTCCGCTACAGATCATATTCACTATGACTTTCGGGTGGGGTGTTGGGATATTTATGGGGTGGGACTCACATCTCTCACTGTGGTTCGGGGCCTTTATAGCCCTTTCCAGTACCATGGTTGTCCTTAAAACTCTTGAAAGTCGCGGTTTGGTGGGAACTCTTTCCAGTCGGGTTATGATTGGTATGCTTGTTGTGCAGGATATCGTAGTTGTTCCTATGCTCATAATTATGCCGCAGATAGGATCATCAACTTTCGGCTTAGAGGCTCTCGGATTTGCAGGCTTAAAAACAATACTGTTTATAGCTTCTATGTTTCTGTTAGGAACGCGGGTTATTCCGGTGGTAATGAAGGTTGTAGCAAGTTGGAACTCTCGTGAAACTTTTATGCTGACCTGTTGTGCCATTGGGCTTGGTGTGGGGTATGCGACCCATATGCTGGGGCTGTCGTTCGCATTCGGGGCGTTTGTTGCAGGGATGGTGCTTAGTGAATCTAAGTACGCCTATCAGGCTTTAAGCGATATACTTCCCCTTCGCGATGTATTCAGTTTGATATTTTTTGCTTCGGTCGGAATGCTGATAGATCCTATTTATATCTGGGACAATCTGGGTACAGTGCTTATGCTCACCTTTTTTGTTTTGCTGGGTAAGGGGTTTATTTTCGGTGGAATTTCTTACGTTTTCAAATATCGCAATGTTATTCCGATTGCTCTTGGGTTCGGTATGTTTCAGATCGGAGAATTGTCTTTTCTGCTGTTGCAACAGGGCGCTGATTCCGGTTCTTTTCCTAGAGAATACTTTCCGCTGTTTATGGGGACGGGTATTCTTACTATGCTCCTGACTCCTCTCCTTTCTTCTTTAACGTCGCCGATCTACGCTTTCTTTAGGGCTCATAAGGGTGGGGACCCTCTCCAGACTGTTAATATTCCCGAAGATGGGTTGGATCAACATGTGGTAATTCTTGGAGGCGGGCGCTTTGGGTCATATGTTGCTGATGTCTTGGAACGGATAGATATCCCGTATGTCGTTATTGAAAATAATGCCAATAAGGTTGAGATCGCTGTTGATAAAGGGCAGAGCATCATTTATGGAGACGGCGCGCAAGAAGTCGTTCTCAAAGCCGCGGAAGTTTCCCGTGCACGCATGGTGCTTATGACTATTCCTTCGATTAATGGATCTGGAGCCGTGGTTGATAAGTTAAGGCAGTTAGCTCCAGGAGCTCCTATTGCTGCTCTTTCGAGAAATCCAGAGCACTTGGATGTTTTAAATGAACTGGGTGTACACAATATTATTATGCCTGAATTTGAAAGCAGTCTTGAGATGATTCGCCAGATTTTGCGACATTTTAGTCTTCCTGCTTCAGAAGTGCAGAATGTAATGGATTCCATGCGTAGAGAGAGGTATACAACTGACGTTGAGCGGGAACGTCCTGAGCATGAACTGCTTTCCAATTTGAGGGCTGCTACGGAGTCAATAGCCTTGAACTGGGTTAAGGTAGAAATTGGAGCTTCTCTTGTTGGAAAATCTCTTGCTGGAGCTCGTATTAGATCCGTTACCGGAGTATCTGTTGCCGGAGTTCTTCGGGATGGCAAGTTTAGTATTAACCCTGACGGTGATTTTGAATTTTTGGATGGAGACTTTGTCGGGGTTCTTGGTTCTAAAGAGAATATAAGCAAATTCAGACAGTTTGCGTCAGTCGATTTTTAG
- a CDS encoding TraR/DksA family transcriptional regulator has translation MNDKQKAELKEKIKIEIENLKRTVEELKETVNPVTPDAAIGRLSRLDTMLNQGINKSSISQSLDRIMKLGNALSRIDDDPFFGECQECGELIPFARLIALPESRFCVDCAE, from the coding sequence ATGAACGATAAGCAGAAAGCTGAGTTGAAAGAAAAGATTAAAATTGAAATAGAAAATCTTAAGCGCACAGTTGAAGAGCTTAAAGAGACAGTTAATCCTGTTACTCCGGATGCTGCTATCGGTAGACTTTCAAGGCTTGATACCATGCTTAACCAAGGGATAAATAAATCTTCCATATCTCAATCTCTCGATAGAATAATGAAGCTGGGAAATGCGCTGAGCCGTATAGATGATGATCCGTTCTTCGGCGAATGTCAGGAGTGTGGGGAACTGATTCCGTTTGCCCGCTTGATTGCACTGCCTGAAAGTAGGTTTTGTGTGGATTGCGCTGAGTAA
- a CDS encoding methyl-accepting chemotaxis protein, with product MKIKSINTVLTVVVFALLAMTFSVCVWWVTNSTYDAVFKEQKQSMVSMIDETVGALELYVGQGSDVARLISGDPNSVEALTGGNIKGSDELIKSLMNASKNYWATFIFDTNGKVVVGYNAKGKSMAGADRASRGYVQKVLSGTDAYVSDEILKSKSGGGILIFAIAHTIRDANGNIIGGVGVFPKWDRFTSTFIDPFRIGEEGYSFMLDARGKIIAHAVNKELYLKDLSKYDFVKKVMAEKNGGSSYEWQGTTKHMEFKTFPLTGWSIVVNATEDDMTSAAIHQRNVLVLAGVFIVLLLTGIMVTLLRTLIVKPVTNILNFSGEIAKGNFKAELEGTYKYEFEILASQVSSMVDELKEKLGFSEGVLEGLVFPCGIIDHDANMLWVNDLLCDLLESNYNHETAVGVKDGAFYYNDPSRETMSQVSLRERVRKEAEIVFTMPSGIKKNLQIVTSPFYDMDGKLLGAISTWVDLTDIRQQAAKIEAQNDNITHAAIEAEKISHSLSSAAEELSAQIEQSSRGAEEQRDRVAETSTAMEEMNVTVLEVARNAGTAAEDADSAKAKAQNGESVVRRVIEAVEGVKAQADGLKISMENLGVEATEIGNVLKVINDIADQTNLLALNAAIEAARAGEAGRGFAVVADEVRKLAESTMTATSEVGIVISKMQNMTKENIKATEVAAQSAHVSSELANESGQTLEEIVQLVENAADQVRGIATAAEQQSATSDEINRATEDVSRISMETSQVLEEAATAIQEVASMASKLNTVIENIQSDQ from the coding sequence ATGAAGATAAAAAGTATTAATACGGTGCTGACGGTTGTAGTTTTTGCATTATTAGCAATGACTTTTTCTGTCTGTGTGTGGTGGGTGACAAATAGCACTTATGATGCTGTCTTTAAAGAGCAAAAACAATCTATGGTTAGCATGATTGATGAGACTGTGGGTGCCCTTGAACTCTATGTCGGCCAAGGGTCTGATGTAGCACGTCTTATTTCTGGTGATCCTAATTCGGTGGAAGCGCTCACCGGGGGCAACATAAAGGGTTCAGATGAGCTTATAAAATCTCTTATGAATGCATCAAAAAATTATTGGGCAACTTTTATTTTTGATACAAATGGAAAAGTTGTTGTTGGGTATAATGCTAAAGGTAAAAGCATGGCCGGAGCAGATAGAGCTTCCCGTGGTTATGTTCAGAAGGTTCTTTCCGGGACAGATGCTTACGTATCAGATGAAATTTTAAAATCGAAAAGCGGTGGCGGAATTCTTATTTTTGCTATTGCTCATACTATACGTGATGCAAATGGCAACATTATCGGTGGAGTTGGTGTATTTCCTAAGTGGGATAGATTCACATCGACCTTTATTGATCCTTTCCGCATTGGCGAAGAAGGCTATAGTTTTATGCTTGATGCAAGAGGAAAGATCATTGCACATGCTGTAAATAAGGAACTATATCTGAAAGACCTTTCCAAATATGACTTTGTGAAGAAGGTAATGGCAGAGAAAAATGGTGGGTCCTCTTATGAATGGCAAGGCACAACAAAGCACATGGAGTTCAAAACCTTTCCGCTCACAGGTTGGAGCATCGTTGTAAATGCAACTGAGGATGATATGACCTCTGCTGCCATTCATCAGCGTAATGTTTTAGTTCTAGCCGGAGTATTTATTGTTCTATTGCTAACTGGAATCATGGTTACGCTTTTGAGAACTCTTATTGTTAAACCCGTTACGAATATTTTAAATTTCTCCGGTGAAATAGCCAAAGGTAATTTTAAGGCTGAACTCGAAGGAACTTATAAGTACGAATTTGAGATTTTAGCTAGTCAAGTTTCTTCTATGGTTGATGAGTTGAAGGAAAAACTTGGATTCTCCGAAGGAGTACTTGAAGGGTTAGTCTTTCCTTGTGGAATAATCGATCATGACGCCAATATGCTTTGGGTTAATGATCTGCTTTGTGATTTACTTGAGAGTAATTACAATCATGAAACGGCTGTTGGTGTTAAGGATGGAGCGTTTTATTATAATGATCCAAGCAGAGAGACTATGTCTCAAGTTTCACTCAGAGAACGTGTAAGAAAAGAAGCTGAAATTGTCTTCACAATGCCTTCCGGCATAAAAAAGAATTTACAGATCGTAACTTCTCCTTTTTATGATATGGATGGTAAATTACTTGGCGCAATCTCTACCTGGGTTGATTTGACTGATATCAGGCAGCAGGCGGCCAAGATTGAAGCTCAGAATGATAATATAACTCACGCAGCGATAGAAGCTGAGAAGATTTCTCATAGTCTTTCCAGTGCGGCTGAAGAACTATCTGCGCAGATTGAACAGTCCAGCCGAGGGGCTGAAGAGCAACGCGATAGGGTTGCTGAGACTTCGACTGCAATGGAAGAAATGAACGTAACTGTTCTTGAAGTTGCTCGTAACGCCGGAACTGCAGCTGAAGATGCTGACAGTGCTAAGGCTAAAGCGCAGAACGGCGAAAGTGTTGTTCGTCGAGTAATTGAAGCTGTAGAAGGAGTTAAAGCTCAGGCTGATGGTCTTAAAATCTCTATGGAAAACCTTGGAGTAGAGGCTACTGAAATCGGCAATGTACTTAAAGTCATTAATGATATCGCTGATCAGACTAACTTGCTGGCTCTTAATGCTGCAATTGAAGCTGCCAGAGCCGGTGAAGCCGGGCGAGGTTTCGCAGTTGTAGCTGACGAAGTTCGTAAGCTTGCTGAAAGTACTATGACGGCCACAAGCGAAGTCGGAATTGTGATTTCTAAGATGCAGAATATGACTAAAGAGAATATAAAGGCGACTGAGGTTGCCGCTCAGTCAGCTCATGTAAGTAGTGAATTGGCAAATGAGTCAGGGCAGACTTTAGAAGAGATAGTTCAGCTGGTTGAGAATGCCGCTGATCAGGTCAGAGGCATTGCCACCGCAGCTGAACAACAGTCTGCGACCAGTGATGAAATTAACAGGGCGACTGAAGATGTAAGTAGAATATCTATGGAAACATCACAGGTCCTTGAAGAGGCTGCAACCGCTATTCAGGAAGTTGCATCAATGGCTTCCAAATTGAATACTGTGATTGAAAACATCCAGTCTGATCAATAA
- the ettA gene encoding energy-dependent translational throttle protein EttA: MSNEPDKIIYSMNRVSKYYDKKPILKDISLSYFYGAKIGVLGLNGSGKSSLLKILAGIDESFEGSTHVSPGYTIGFLEQEPLVDESRTVREVVEEGVAEVLAIVKNFNDINEKFAEPMEPEEMDALLDKQAAAQEKMDAAGAWDLDSRLEMAMDALRCPPGDTLVSVISGGEKRRVAMCRLLLQEPDILLLDEPTNHLDAESVAWLERHLQNYAGTIIAVTHDRYFLDNVAGWILELDRGRGIPWKGNYSSWLEQKEKRLSNEAKTDAKRIKALSSELEWIRMSPKGRHAKSKARVKAYEELANQDTNERAKDLELYIPPGPRLGKKVIEAVGIRKLAGDKLLLEDSSFLIPAGAIVGIIGPNGAGKTTLFKMIAKLEEPDAGEMVVGETVKVTHVDQHRDALDGDKTVYEVISGGNEFIKLGEREINARAYVGKFNLTGSEQQKKCSVLSGGERSRVHLALMLQEGGNVLLLDEPTNDLDVNTMRSLEEGLNNFSGCVMVISHDRWFLDRIATHILAFEGDSTTFWFEGSYSEYEEDKKKRLGKDADQPHRIKYRKMTR; encoded by the coding sequence ATGAGCAACGAACCCGATAAAATCATTTATTCAATGAACAGGGTCAGCAAATATTATGACAAAAAGCCGATTCTTAAAGACATCTCCCTTTCTTATTTCTATGGAGCAAAAATCGGCGTACTGGGTCTTAACGGCTCCGGTAAGAGTTCACTCCTTAAAATTTTGGCCGGCATAGACGAGAGCTTTGAAGGTTCAACCCACGTCTCCCCGGGCTACACAATCGGCTTCCTCGAGCAGGAACCGCTTGTAGATGAAAGTCGCACAGTCCGCGAAGTGGTAGAAGAAGGGGTTGCTGAAGTTCTCGCTATCGTCAAAAATTTCAACGACATCAACGAGAAGTTCGCTGAACCTATGGAACCTGAAGAAATGGACGCCCTCCTTGATAAGCAGGCCGCCGCTCAGGAAAAAATGGACGCAGCAGGAGCATGGGACCTCGACTCCAGGCTTGAAATGGCGATGGATGCTCTAAGGTGCCCTCCCGGAGACACTCTCGTTTCTGTTATTTCCGGTGGTGAAAAACGCCGCGTAGCAATGTGCCGCCTGCTTCTACAGGAGCCAGACATCTTGCTACTTGATGAGCCTACTAACCATCTTGATGCTGAATCTGTTGCATGGCTTGAAAGACATTTGCAGAACTATGCAGGAACAATCATTGCCGTAACCCATGACCGTTACTTCCTCGACAATGTTGCAGGATGGATTCTGGAACTTGACAGAGGCCGCGGTATTCCATGGAAAGGCAACTACTCCTCATGGCTTGAGCAGAAAGAAAAAAGACTCTCCAATGAAGCCAAAACCGATGCTAAAAGAATCAAAGCCCTTTCAAGTGAGCTTGAGTGGATTCGCATGTCTCCAAAAGGACGTCACGCAAAAAGCAAGGCCCGAGTTAAAGCATATGAAGAGCTTGCTAATCAGGATACCAACGAGCGGGCGAAAGATCTGGAACTTTACATTCCACCGGGACCACGTCTTGGTAAGAAAGTAATTGAAGCCGTCGGCATACGTAAGCTTGCTGGCGACAAATTGCTTCTCGAAGATTCAAGTTTCCTCATTCCTGCAGGAGCGATTGTCGGTATTATCGGGCCTAACGGAGCTGGTAAAACAACGCTTTTCAAAATGATTGCAAAACTCGAAGAGCCTGACGCAGGCGAAATGGTCGTTGGTGAAACTGTTAAAGTTACACATGTCGATCAGCACCGCGACGCGCTTGATGGCGATAAGACTGTTTACGAAGTCATTTCCGGCGGCAACGAATTCATCAAACTTGGCGAACGCGAAATCAATGCACGCGCCTACGTTGGTAAATTTAACCTGACTGGTTCTGAGCAGCAGAAGAAGTGTTCAGTCCTTTCCGGCGGTGAGCGCAGTCGTGTTCATCTAGCTCTAATGCTACAGGAAGGCGGAAACGTACTCCTACTCGATGAACCTACAAATGACCTTGACGTTAACACCATGCGTTCGCTTGAAGAAGGGCTTAACAACTTCAGCGGCTGTGTAATGGTCATCAGTCATGATCGTTGGTTCCTTGACCGCATCGCTACACACATACTCGCATTCGAAGGTGATTCAACCACATTCTGGTTCGAAGGATCATACTCCGAATACGAAGAAGATAAAAAGAAGAGACTTGGTAAGGATGCTGATCAGCCTCACCGTATCAAGTATCGCAAGATGACTCGCTAA
- a CDS encoding MBL fold metallo-hydrolase has protein sequence MKISNQFDRIDDELYLKNVRLDGYNVRGGLIMGSDRAVIFDTLSRPEDMLGYKELIEDRKLMIIYSHADWDHIWGTAGVETQPKLIISHKNSLKRFSTDVPEVLKDFQKRQPELYGSVKLIAPNITIESELVIDLGGITVQLSPLLGHTQDSIVAYIPEKGILLAGDAVETPFPCLGERSPVANWIEKLEGWRENSDLKTIIPAHGDISGPEILTQNINYLKAILNGEDADLPENMSEFYKEAHRDNVKFARKQGK, from the coding sequence ATGAAGATTTCTAATCAATTTGATCGCATAGATGATGAGCTATACTTAAAGAATGTTAGACTCGATGGTTACAACGTTCGCGGTGGATTGATTATGGGTTCAGACAGAGCTGTTATATTTGACACCCTATCCCGTCCCGAAGACATGCTCGGCTATAAGGAGTTAATTGAAGACCGCAAATTAATGATTATCTACAGCCATGCTGATTGGGATCATATATGGGGAACTGCGGGGGTAGAGACACAGCCTAAATTAATTATATCTCATAAAAATAGCCTCAAACGATTCTCAACTGATGTGCCAGAAGTCTTAAAAGATTTCCAAAAGAGACAGCCTGAATTATATGGCTCCGTAAAACTGATCGCTCCCAATATTACGATTGAATCAGAACTTGTAATTGACCTCGGTGGCATCACGGTTCAATTATCTCCTCTCTTGGGACACACCCAAGATTCCATAGTCGCTTATATTCCTGAGAAAGGAATCCTGCTGGCAGGTGATGCAGTGGAAACTCCTTTTCCATGTTTAGGAGAAAGATCGCCAGTTGCAAACTGGATAGAAAAACTGGAAGGGTGGAGGGAGAATAGCGACCTTAAAACAATCATTCCAGCTCATGGAGACATTAGCGGACCTGAAATTTTGACTCAAAATATTAATTACTTAAAAGCTATTTTGAACGGTGAAGACGCTGATTTACCTGAAAATATGAGCGAATTCTATAAGGAGGCCCACCGCGACAATGTTAAATTTGCTAGAAAGCAAGGCAAGTAG
- a CDS encoding lectin-like protein has protein sequence MNKLTLTSILMILILVFAASPSSATTYSFGDSNYWVVQASGMNWDSAKVLAEAAGGHLATITSAAENTYVQQNVLGSRSGEYWLGGFQTSDPGGAAPAANWEWVTGEAWSFTDWQPTEPNNYLGRDEMHLGIWSRNDWKWNDEGYLNNITGFVVEQSVMPPVPIPATLWLLSSALTGLVLVKRYAYN, from the coding sequence ATGAATAAGCTCACTTTAACATCTATACTAATGATATTAATTCTAGTGTTTGCGGCAAGTCCTTCTTCCGCGACAACATATAGTTTTGGCGACTCAAATTACTGGGTGGTTCAGGCAAGCGGAATGAATTGGGATTCTGCGAAGGTGCTTGCTGAAGCAGCCGGAGGTCATTTGGCGACAATTACTTCTGCGGCTGAAAACACTTATGTACAGCAGAATGTTTTAGGGTCTCGGAGTGGCGAATATTGGCTTGGAGGATTCCAGACTAGTGATCCTGGCGGGGCTGCTCCTGCTGCTAATTGGGAATGGGTCACCGGTGAGGCTTGGAGTTTCACTGACTGGCAACCTACAGAACCCAATAATTATCTTGGTCGTGATGAGATGCACCTTGGAATATGGAGCAGGAACGACTGGAAGTGGAATGATGAAGGCTATTTAAACAATATTACTGGTTTTGTAGTAGAGCAAAGTGTTATGCCTCCAGTGCCTATTCCTGCAACCCTATGGTTGCTTAGTTCTGCACTGACAGGACTGGTTTTGGTAAAGCGCTATGCATATAATTAG
- a CDS encoding methyl-accepting chemotaxis protein — MFTWISKSLLRVILLPTIIFISLGIGILVFYVQSSSYDMVLNNEVRSSKSLATLVTSSLGLFINDTVSSAQSLASRAEVSALFAGKSVDAQRLFKQKVQSSSDIWGVLAFDKAGIVLAGLNAVGQDLTGHDLSSRAYAKAILNGKNKYITKSIFKAKSNGDLIFGVSIPVHNSDGELLGGIALFGDWLEFTNSFVAPLVIGNEGYGSVLDGTGKVLYHPSKKLILKDLGQIPFVSKALDQKNGVIFYDWKGLAKVMAYKTDPATGWLICLTAYENDLAAKAVHQRNVLVGVGLLIILIVSGIIFFSIKRLVVAPVADGVAASQSMAAGDLTNAVSSCSSNEIGMMINALGSMVGSLRNVVSGVKNATSHVSSGSQEIAAASEELSNGSTEQAAAVEEVSAAMVQMNTNLERSTGLAEETRTIAVKTAKEAIEGGEAVTKTVAAMRDIADRTSIIEEIARQTNLLALNAAIEAARAGEHGKGFAVVASEVRKLAERSGVAAGEIRELTGSSLIVAEKARTMLDGIIVDIRTNEELVSEVVAASREQHEGGEQISTAVGQLDEVVQRNAAFAEQLSSTAQELSAQAVKLEDEMGFFNVEEGAYLEAHVVRRKGGSATQALPSSSMRGFERM; from the coding sequence ATGTTTACTTGGATTTCAAAAAGCCTTTTGAGAGTTATCTTACTTCCCACCATAATTTTTATCAGTTTAGGCATCGGAATCTTAGTTTTCTATGTACAAAGCTCATCATATGATATGGTTTTAAATAATGAAGTGCGCTCGTCGAAGAGTCTGGCCACGTTAGTGACCTCTTCATTAGGATTGTTTATAAATGACACTGTTTCTTCAGCTCAAAGTCTTGCGAGTCGGGCGGAAGTTTCTGCTTTATTTGCGGGTAAATCTGTAGATGCCCAAAGGTTATTCAAACAAAAAGTACAATCAAGCAGCGATATATGGGGCGTTCTTGCTTTTGATAAAGCTGGAATAGTTTTAGCTGGGTTAAATGCAGTAGGACAAGACTTAACAGGTCACGATCTTAGCTCCAGAGCGTATGCAAAAGCCATACTAAACGGTAAAAATAAATATATTACGAAATCAATATTTAAAGCTAAATCCAACGGTGATCTAATCTTTGGGGTAAGTATTCCTGTTCATAACAGTGATGGTGAATTGCTCGGAGGAATAGCCCTTTTCGGAGACTGGTTAGAGTTCACCAATTCTTTTGTAGCTCCTCTTGTTATTGGGAATGAGGGATATGGTTCTGTTTTAGATGGAACAGGAAAAGTTTTATACCACCCTTCCAAAAAACTTATATTGAAAGATTTGGGCCAGATACCATTTGTTTCTAAAGCTCTAGATCAAAAAAATGGAGTAATTTTTTACGACTGGAAAGGGCTCGCTAAAGTGATGGCGTATAAAACAGACCCAGCCACAGGCTGGCTTATTTGTTTGACTGCGTATGAAAATGATTTGGCAGCTAAAGCAGTGCATCAGCGAAATGTTCTTGTCGGAGTCGGCTTGCTCATTATTTTGATTGTGAGTGGAATAATTTTCTTCTCTATAAAGAGATTGGTTGTTGCTCCTGTCGCAGACGGGGTGGCAGCTTCTCAGAGTATGGCTGCTGGGGATTTAACTAACGCCGTATCAAGTTGTTCCTCAAATGAAATAGGGATGATGATAAATGCTTTAGGTAGTATGGTCGGATCCTTACGCAATGTTGTTTCCGGTGTGAAAAATGCCACCTCTCATGTTTCCTCTGGTAGTCAGGAAATTGCTGCTGCTTCTGAAGAGTTGTCAAATGGAAGCACAGAACAGGCGGCTGCTGTTGAAGAAGTCTCTGCCGCGATGGTTCAGATGAACACCAATCTTGAAAGGTCCACCGGACTTGCTGAAGAAACTCGTACTATAGCTGTAAAAACAGCCAAAGAGGCGATCGAAGGTGGGGAGGCTGTGACTAAGACTGTTGCCGCTATGCGTGATATTGCTGACCGTACTTCTATAATTGAAGAAATTGCACGGCAGACAAATTTATTGGCACTAAATGCAGCCATTGAAGCCGCCAGAGCAGGTGAACACGGCAAAGGGTTTGCTGTTGTAGCATCCGAAGTGCGTAAACTCGCAGAGAGAAGCGGAGTTGCCGCTGGTGAGATTCGTGAACTTACTGGTTCGAGTTTAATAGTAGCTGAGAAAGCGCGAACAATGCTTGATGGAATAATCGTGGACATACGGACCAACGAAGAACTCGTTTCAGAAGTTGTCGCGGCAAGTAGGGAACAACATGAAGGCGGTGAACAGATTTCTACTGCTGTCGGGCAACTTGATGAAGTTGTGCAACGTAATGCCGCTTTCGCTGAACAGTTGTCATCCACCGCGCAGGAGCTTTCCGCACAGGCTGTAAAACTTGAAGATGAGATGGGCTTTTTTAATGTAGAAGAAGGCGCTTATTTAGAAGCACATGTTGTTCGCCGCAAGGGTGGTTCTGCCACGCAGGCTCTTCCATCCTCAAGTATGAGAGGATTTGAACGCATGTAG
- a CDS encoding alpha/beta hydrolase family protein → MVKKGHHIDRFHLATFIAMIFFILFFSLPTFASSSEFPIADPFKATIFGTPPDLVHTFPEPVDTKQCEINIEDRRIPDIFWYSEDFYYTTAMQEGEAPLLFIIAGTGSEHDSTKMKFLTQLFYESGFHVVAVSSPTHMNFVVSASRYAAPGYAPNDVEDLYRVMKWIKADLEEDYKISGYNVTGYSLGAMHSAFLAQLDEERGDFLFDKVLMMNPPVSLYTSAQRFDSWLSPENLGDKKPREVIDNLIQAFSQMYLHTDVTDFDDNFLYGLSQHDNFSDMDLRAIIAASFRLSSANMLFASDVCINAGYIVPVSKTLAIGDNLLPYTRVAAAIKFEDYINEYLLPYLQFITPGITKEELIRRCSLESIEEYLAKSDKIFVLGNSDDIILNEEEVAFLRKTFGNRAVFFSRGGHCGNIMFGPYALKAQEMLK, encoded by the coding sequence ATGGTTAAAAAAGGACATCATATAGATAGGTTCCATCTTGCAACTTTTATTGCGATGATCTTTTTTATACTATTTTTCAGCCTGCCCACTTTTGCCAGCAGCTCAGAGTTCCCAATAGCCGATCCCTTCAAAGCGACTATTTTCGGCACGCCCCCTGATTTAGTACACACTTTCCCCGAACCTGTTGACACCAAACAGTGCGAAATTAATATCGAAGATCGAAGAATTCCTGATATTTTCTGGTATAGTGAGGATTTTTACTACACCACAGCTATGCAGGAAGGAGAAGCTCCTCTTCTATTCATAATCGCTGGAACGGGTTCAGAGCATGACTCAACCAAAATGAAATTCCTGACTCAGCTTTTTTATGAAAGCGGTTTTCACGTTGTAGCTGTTTCTTCCCCTACACATATGAACTTCGTTGTCAGCGCTTCAAGATACGCCGCACCAGGCTATGCCCCAAATGACGTTGAAGATTTATACAGAGTTATGAAATGGATCAAAGCCGACCTTGAAGAAGATTACAAAATAAGTGGATACAATGTCACAGGCTACAGCTTGGGTGCAATGCACTCGGCATTTCTAGCTCAGCTCGATGAAGAGCGCGGCGACTTTTTATTTGATAAAGTACTAATGATGAACCCGCCGGTCAGCCTTTACACTTCAGCGCAGAGATTTGACTCATGGCTCAGTCCTGAGAATCTCGGAGATAAAAAACCACGCGAAGTTATAGACAATCTCATACAGGCATTTTCTCAAATGTATCTCCATACAGATGTAACTGACTTCGATGATAACTTTCTCTATGGACTGTCGCAGCATGATAACTTCTCAGATATGGACCTTCGGGCAATAATTGCGGCATCCTTCCGGCTAAGTTCTGCAAACATGCTTTTCGCATCGGATGTCTGCATTAATGCCGGATATATTGTTCCCGTCAGCAAGACTCTCGCCATTGGTGACAATCTACTGCCTTATACAAGAGTCGCCGCAGCAATAAAATTCGAAGACTATATTAATGAGTACCTGCTCCCGTACCTACAATTCATAACCCCCGGCATTACGAAAGAAGAGCTAATCCGTAGATGCAGCCTCGAAAGCATCGAAGAATACCTCGCAAAATCAGATAAAATTTTCGTGCTCGGCAATTCCGATGACATCATTCTTAACGAGGAAGAAGTAGCCTTCCTACGCAAAACTTTCGGGAATCGAGCTGTATTCTTTTCACGCGGTGGTCATTGCGGAAACATCATGTTCGGACCCTACGCTCTTAAAGCGCAGGAGATGTTAAAATGA